The Marinilongibacter aquaticus genome has a window encoding:
- a CDS encoding ATP-binding protein, whose product MTPLNPIPTEKIIERLRYENPWWITKEIPDTYRSMSKRLYFDLFYPFVLERSIKRALVLMGPRRVGKTVMLFHCIGNLLNEGTNPHKLFFIGIDNPIYVNLSLEDVLTLCKESLNLDNLNGCYVFFDEIQYLKDWERHLKVLVDSYPETKFIVSGSAAAALKWHSTESGAGRFTDFLLPPLTFQEYIHLKNLDHLIFEGDIQYGDKDIEYCLTHDSKALNKEFIHYLNFGGYPEVVLSERIQGDMGRYVKNDIVDKVLLRDLPSLYGIKDVQELNRFFTYIAYNTGNEFSYEAMSRESGIQKDTLKKYLEYLEAAFLIKVLNKVGVNAKRLKRITSFKVYLTNPSLRTALFSPISETDQEMGNMVETAILSQWMHREQLDLTYARWKDGRKEGEVDLVLVDDKNYKPVWGVEIKWSNRYFNKPQELKSLIKFCETNKLKAAVVTSIDQIGMKETKDLRFTFLPASIYAYNIGEITLRMKTNN is encoded by the coding sequence ATGACACCGCTAAACCCTATCCCAACAGAAAAGATTATCGAACGTCTTCGATACGAAAATCCGTGGTGGATTACCAAAGAGATTCCAGACACTTATAGATCAATGTCCAAAAGATTATATTTCGATCTCTTTTATCCATTTGTCCTTGAAAGAAGTATAAAAAGGGCATTAGTTTTAATGGGACCAAGAAGAGTAGGTAAAACGGTAATGCTATTTCATTGCATTGGGAACTTACTAAATGAAGGAACAAATCCTCATAAACTATTCTTTATTGGAATCGATAACCCGATTTATGTCAACTTAAGCTTAGAAGACGTTTTAACCCTTTGTAAAGAATCTTTAAACCTTGACAATCTTAATGGTTGTTACGTTTTTTTTGATGAAATACAATACTTGAAGGATTGGGAAAGACATTTAAAAGTATTGGTTGACTCATATCCAGAAACTAAATTCATTGTTTCAGGTTCAGCAGCTGCAGCATTGAAATGGCATAGTACAGAAAGTGGAGCGGGTAGATTTACTGATTTCTTATTACCTCCGTTGACATTTCAGGAGTATATTCATCTAAAAAATCTAGACCATTTAATTTTTGAAGGTGATATTCAATATGGAGACAAGGATATAGAGTATTGCTTAACTCATGATTCAAAAGCTTTAAATAAAGAATTCATTCATTATTTGAATTTTGGAGGATATCCAGAGGTTGTGCTATCTGAAAGAATACAAGGCGATATGGGTAGATATGTGAAAAATGATATTGTAGACAAAGTTCTTCTTAGAGATTTACCAAGTTTGTATGGCATCAAAGACGTACAAGAATTAAACAGGTTTTTCACATATATAGCTTATAATACGGGAAATGAATTTTCGTATGAGGCAATGTCTAGAGAAAGTGGAATTCAAAAAGATACATTAAAAAAATATCTAGAATATTTAGAAGCAGCATTTTTAATTAAAGTATTAAACAAAGTCGGAGTTAATGCAAAAAGACTAAAAAGGATTACAAGCTTCAAAGTATACCTAACTAATCCATCGCTTCGTACTGCTTTATTTTCACCAATAAGTGAAACAGATCAAGAAATGGGAAACATGGTTGAAACTGCAATTCTTTCACAATGGATGCATCGGGAACAACTAGATTTAACCTATGCTAGATGGAAAGACGGCAGAAAAGAAGGAGAAGTAGACCTTGTTTTAGTAGACGATAAGAATTACAAACCTGTTTGGGGGGTAGAAATTAAGTGGAGTAATCGATATTTTAACAAACCACAAGAATTGAAAAGTTTAATTAAATTTTGTGAAACAAATAAACTTAAAGCTGCGGTTGTCACTTCAATCGATCAAATAGGAATGAAAGAAACTAAAGACTTGAGATTTACTTTTCTACCAGCTTCTATTTATGCCTATAATATTGGGGAAATCACACTTAGAATGAAAACTAATAATTAA
- a CDS encoding DUF4249 domain-containing protein: MNKLPISICLGIFFLACVSPFDYQVKNENKKLVVEGRIFDVDSCYVKVNYSSEGQSYAGLSPISDAIVKVIENGTTAIHFRFHGGAKAFLPENKSFRGTVGNSYQLKIDLPDGNVYTSTRDTLLAAQKPLNITNRFNSTESTMEILVNLGEKKIPPKYQYFNFINYKRANYCASCPNSVRYDKDGNSCTSLFKNCNSTPLNTYSPAGYYGFPCYQVNTCWNYKLIQKFRIFSDKDLANGTNNDINIFRIPRSTTEAYFLEIHQNNIHEEAYEYFKLFESFSNSGSLFDPTPPAIVGNIYNQNNVNDIALGYFLVAGQQVYGLWVKRDEVNAPLITKDPSKEYFEEISNVPSFLYSPGCTSPPPANCQIDGIRTNIKPKDWDSFL, encoded by the coding sequence ATGAACAAACTGCCCATATCAATTTGTCTTGGTATTTTCTTTCTCGCCTGTGTATCACCTTTCGACTATCAGGTTAAAAATGAAAATAAAAAACTAGTTGTTGAGGGGCGAATCTTCGATGTGGACTCTTGCTATGTAAAAGTCAATTACAGTTCAGAAGGGCAATCATATGCTGGGCTCTCCCCCATTTCTGATGCAATCGTAAAAGTAATTGAGAATGGGACGACCGCAATCCACTTTCGTTTTCATGGCGGAGCAAAAGCCTTTTTGCCAGAAAATAAATCGTTTCGCGGGACAGTGGGAAATTCTTATCAATTGAAAATAGACCTGCCTGACGGAAATGTTTATACCTCGACTCGGGACACTCTATTAGCTGCACAAAAACCACTCAATATTACCAATCGTTTCAATTCCACAGAATCAACGATGGAAATACTGGTGAATTTGGGCGAAAAGAAAATCCCTCCGAAGTATCAATACTTTAATTTCATAAACTACAAAAGAGCGAATTATTGTGCTTCTTGTCCAAATAGTGTTCGTTATGACAAAGACGGGAACAGTTGTACTTCTCTTTTCAAGAATTGCAACTCTACCCCCTTAAATACTTACTCACCTGCCGGCTACTATGGATTCCCCTGTTATCAAGTCAACACATGTTGGAATTACAAACTTATCCAGAAGTTTAGGATATTCAGCGACAAAGATTTAGCCAATGGGACAAATAATGACATTAACATATTCCGAATACCCCGGAGTACTACGGAGGCATATTTCTTAGAAATCCATCAGAACAACATTCATGAGGAAGCTTATGAATATTTCAAATTGTTTGAAAGTTTCTCGAATTCTGGTTCGCTTTTTGATCCGACCCCTCCTGCTATTGTTGGCAACATTTATAATCAGAACAATGTCAATGATATTGCCCTTGGTTACTTTCTCGTAGCTGGCCAGCAGGTTTATGGTCTCTGGGTAAAGAGAGACGAAGTCAATGCCCCACTAATCACAAAAGATCCCAGCAAGGAGTATTTCGAAGAAATTTCCAATGTGCCATCATTTCTTTATTCTCCTGGTTGTACGTCGCCCCCACCAGCCAATTGCCAAATTGATGGAATTCGTACAAACATCAAGCCAAAAGACTGGGATAGTTTTTTATAA